A single Populus alba chromosome 7, ASM523922v2, whole genome shotgun sequence DNA region contains:
- the LOC118043435 gene encoding serine/threonine-protein kinase SAPK2 isoform X1, translated as MERYEILKDIGSGNFGVAKLVREITTGELFAVKYIERGQKIDEHVQREIMNHRSLKHPNIIRFKEVLLTPTHLAIVMEYAAGGELFERICTAGRFSEDEARYFFQQLISGVSYCHSMQICHRDLKLENTLLDGTSAPRLKICDFGYSKSSVLHSQPKSTVGTPAYIAPEVLSRKEYDGKIADVWSCGVTLYVMLVGAYPFEDPEDSRNFRKTIQRILSVHYSIPDYVRVSKECKHLLSRIFVADPEKRITIPEIKTHSWFLRSFPVELKEEKDGSLQINDRNEESQSIEEILAIIQEARKPAEGHKNGGHFFGGSMDLDDIDSDADIDDVETSGDFVCAL; from the exons ATGGAGCGTTATGAGATTTTGAAAGATATCGGGTCAGGAAACTTTGGTGTTGCTAAGCTAGTTAGAGAGATAACGACCGGTGAACTCTTTGCTGTTAAGTATATTGAAAGAGGCCAAAAG ATTGATGAGCATGTTCAGAGAGAGATTATGAACCACAGGTCATTGAAGCATCCCAATATAATTAGATTCAAAGAG GTTCTGCTAACACCAACCCATTTAGCCATAGTAATGGAATATGCAGCTGGTGGAGAACTTTTTGAGAGAATATGCACTGCTGGTAGATTCAGTGAAGATGAG GCAAGATATTTCTTTCAACAACTCATATCAGGAGTCAGTTACTGCCATTCTATG CAAATTTGCCACAGAGATCTTAAGCTGGAAAACACCCTCTTAGATGGAACCTCAGCGCCCCGTCTTAAGATATGTGATTTCGGCTATTCTAAG TCTTCTGTGTTACATTCTCAACCCAAATCTACTGTGGGAACACCAGCCTACATTGCACCGGAAGTCCTCTCAAGAAAGGAGTATGATGGGAAG ATAGCTGATGTTTGGTCTTGCGGGGTTACCTTGTATGTGATGCTGGTTGGGGCTTATCCGTTTGAAGATCCTGAAGATTCAAGAAACTTCAGAAAAACAATTCAG AGGATTCTTAGCGTCCACTACTCGATTCCGGACTATGTTCGAGTTTCCAAGGAATGCAAACATCTTCTATCTCGGATTTTTGTAGCTGACCCTGAGAAA AGAATTACCATCCCAGAAATTAAAACACACTCTTGGTTTCTGAGGAGCTTCCCTGTGGAACTAAAGGAAGAAAAGGATGGTAGCTTACAAATCAACGATAGAAATGAAGAATCACAAAGTATTGAAGAGATATTAGCTATAATTCAAGAGGCTAGGAAACCTGCAGAGGGGCACAAAAATGGTGGACATTTTTTTGGTGGGAGCATGGATCTTGATGACATAGATTCTGATGCTGATATAGATGATGTAGAGACAAGTGGTGATTTTGTTTGTGCATTGTGA
- the LOC118043435 gene encoding serine/threonine-protein kinase SAPK2 isoform X2 encodes MNHRSLKHPNIIRFKEVLLTPTHLAIVMEYAAGGELFERICTAGRFSEDEARYFFQQLISGVSYCHSMQICHRDLKLENTLLDGTSAPRLKICDFGYSKSSVLHSQPKSTVGTPAYIAPEVLSRKEYDGKIADVWSCGVTLYVMLVGAYPFEDPEDSRNFRKTIQRILSVHYSIPDYVRVSKECKHLLSRIFVADPEKRITIPEIKTHSWFLRSFPVELKEEKDGSLQINDRNEESQSIEEILAIIQEARKPAEGHKNGGHFFGGSMDLDDIDSDADIDDVETSGDFVCAL; translated from the exons ATGAACCACAGGTCATTGAAGCATCCCAATATAATTAGATTCAAAGAG GTTCTGCTAACACCAACCCATTTAGCCATAGTAATGGAATATGCAGCTGGTGGAGAACTTTTTGAGAGAATATGCACTGCTGGTAGATTCAGTGAAGATGAG GCAAGATATTTCTTTCAACAACTCATATCAGGAGTCAGTTACTGCCATTCTATG CAAATTTGCCACAGAGATCTTAAGCTGGAAAACACCCTCTTAGATGGAACCTCAGCGCCCCGTCTTAAGATATGTGATTTCGGCTATTCTAAG TCTTCTGTGTTACATTCTCAACCCAAATCTACTGTGGGAACACCAGCCTACATTGCACCGGAAGTCCTCTCAAGAAAGGAGTATGATGGGAAG ATAGCTGATGTTTGGTCTTGCGGGGTTACCTTGTATGTGATGCTGGTTGGGGCTTATCCGTTTGAAGATCCTGAAGATTCAAGAAACTTCAGAAAAACAATTCAG AGGATTCTTAGCGTCCACTACTCGATTCCGGACTATGTTCGAGTTTCCAAGGAATGCAAACATCTTCTATCTCGGATTTTTGTAGCTGACCCTGAGAAA AGAATTACCATCCCAGAAATTAAAACACACTCTTGGTTTCTGAGGAGCTTCCCTGTGGAACTAAAGGAAGAAAAGGATGGTAGCTTACAAATCAACGATAGAAATGAAGAATCACAAAGTATTGAAGAGATATTAGCTATAATTCAAGAGGCTAGGAAACCTGCAGAGGGGCACAAAAATGGTGGACATTTTTTTGGTGGGAGCATGGATCTTGATGACATAGATTCTGATGCTGATATAGATGATGTAGAGACAAGTGGTGATTTTGTTTGTGCATTGTGA